Proteins co-encoded in one uncultured Draconibacterium sp. genomic window:
- a CDS encoding helix-turn-helix domain-containing protein, whose product MENQAFISKQVLNELKQIKTLLAENKTVFNVEELAQYTGLSKSKIYKLLSKKLIPTGNNANIRQKFFYKKDIDLWLMGISKEELELENEFNRMLSENRKK is encoded by the coding sequence ATGGAAAATCAAGCATTTATTTCCAAACAAGTTCTAAACGAATTAAAACAAATCAAAACCCTACTGGCAGAAAACAAAACCGTTTTCAATGTTGAAGAACTGGCTCAGTACACCGGGCTATCAAAAAGCAAAATTTACAAGCTGCTCAGTAAAAAACTGATCCCTACCGGGAACAATGCCAATATCCGACAAAAATTCTTTTACAAAAAGGACATCGACCTCTGGTTGATGGGAATATCTAAAGAAGAACTGGAATTGGAAAATGAGTTCAACAGAATGCTATCAGAAAACAGGAAGAAATAA
- a CDS encoding site-specific integrase, with amino-acid sequence MGLTVKLLLDKRRQRKDKSYPLVMRVVINSKSVQIPSGYTLPENDWDNKNQKIKSSCNQFDNLTRVNNLLSKKKSKAFDVLTKLDEEGELDFMPMSEVKAAILGEKAKGKSSVFDFINQLTEEMTTAGKQGNARVYKMLSNRLEALTGGKAIKFDNINYAFLQRFENAHFANGGTKGGLSVYMRTLRAIYNKAIKMGVANQSRYPFKDYKIKNGTPERKSLSEEEFQKLLEADLKPNSPLERSREYFLASFYLRGMNWMDMALLRLGDIEGDLERIRYTRQKTGKGFNVKINPRLKPILERFIDGRTDKEEFVFPILNLSYSPEHYPTAILNKRKKLNGYLKTIAKNIGISPFTIYTARHTYATMGKRKGVPTAIIQESLGHTTEAVTQNYLDSFGNDIIDKYDDLIMD; translated from the coding sequence ATGGGATTAACGGTAAAACTCCTTCTAGACAAGCGAAGACAGCGCAAAGACAAAAGCTACCCTCTGGTTATGCGCGTTGTGATTAACTCTAAAAGTGTGCAAATTCCTTCCGGCTATACCTTGCCGGAAAATGACTGGGATAATAAAAACCAGAAAATCAAATCGTCATGTAACCAGTTTGACAATTTAACACGGGTCAACAACCTTTTATCCAAGAAGAAATCCAAGGCGTTTGATGTGCTTACGAAACTGGATGAAGAAGGGGAGTTGGACTTCATGCCTATGAGCGAGGTCAAGGCCGCCATCCTTGGCGAAAAAGCCAAAGGGAAATCCTCCGTGTTTGATTTTATCAATCAGCTTACCGAAGAAATGACAACGGCAGGAAAACAGGGTAATGCCCGTGTTTATAAAATGCTGTCAAACCGACTGGAAGCGTTGACGGGCGGTAAGGCAATCAAATTCGACAACATAAATTACGCATTCTTACAACGCTTTGAGAATGCCCATTTTGCCAATGGCGGCACCAAAGGCGGCTTGAGTGTTTATATGCGAACGCTACGGGCGATTTACAACAAAGCCATAAAAATGGGTGTTGCCAACCAATCCCGTTATCCGTTTAAGGATTACAAAATAAAGAACGGTACGCCTGAACGTAAATCCCTAAGCGAGGAAGAGTTTCAAAAGCTATTAGAGGCAGACCTAAAGCCGAACTCGCCTTTGGAGCGATCCAGAGAGTATTTTCTGGCCTCATTCTATCTGCGTGGTATGAACTGGATGGATATGGCCTTGCTCCGTCTTGGTGATATTGAAGGCGATTTAGAGCGCATCCGCTATACCAGACAGAAAACAGGGAAGGGGTTTAATGTGAAAATCAATCCACGGCTAAAACCGATACTGGAAAGATTTATTGACGGGCGCACGGATAAAGAAGAGTTTGTATTCCCGATACTGAATTTGTCCTACTCGCCCGAACACTATCCCACGGCGATTTTGAACAAGCGCAAGAAACTCAATGGCTACCTTAAAACCATTGCAAAAAATATCGGAATTTCTCCATTTACGATATACACGGCACGGCATACCTATGCGACCATGGGAAAACGCAAAGGCGTACCCACTGCTATCATTCAGGAAAGTCTGGGGCATACGACCGAAGCCGTCACCCAGAACTATCTGGATTCTTTCGGCAATGACATTATCGATAAATACGATGACTTGATTATGGATTGA